From Streptomyces sp. NBC_00237, a single genomic window includes:
- a CDS encoding restriction endonuclease — protein MSRRSSGLIGTWAEAQRQQQRRMEAQQRAQVQQQRAYERERARADRQQQAAYRQLREAEARRRTEELGAEVARLEGLLAAGCRAVPFRVGALVRSEVLEPFAPGQLAVPVVMPDPARYQAQGGGWTAARRAQAQEEARARFERDWHAAQAAEAQRQRQLAGYRQQYDAWAAARLAEVRGHNAGIAGMADALRAGEPETVVEFFSAALYASAAWPEGFPRRVSGAFDRGGRQLVLNWELPGFEVVPGVKSVRFVASADEERESARPMTQRKALYRSVLAQCVLLALRDVFVADEFGALDSVVLNGFVDGLDPVTGQPAEVFLSTVMVEKAAFGALNLEFVAAVDCLVEGLRGQLSARPDQRVAVRPGRLPEQVGSGVVSHGADGEPDLLEMDPVEFEGLVAELFRARGMQAVMTQRSNDGGVDVDALDPDPISGGKIIVQVKRYRNTVPPSAVRDLFGTVQGAGANKGVLVTTSGFGPGSYTFAQGKPLTLVSGTELVDLLHRCGLRGRLGGAGAGAVAPVPSPREPGDASGSDDFNVLGMTWAGAVALDVCALVCTGGRVLGEEYFVFFNNSRTPDGAVCMVPGVAGDRAAVRVAFDGLPRGADRLVLVASVDVETNPGADLSGFTDASVLLRDVSGAELGRLPVADGRPGETALVLGSFRRRSSGDWDFVAGGKGYRGGLGELIEDHGVEVE, from the coding sequence ATGAGTCGTCGGTCGAGTGGGCTGATCGGCACCTGGGCGGAGGCGCAGCGGCAGCAGCAGCGCCGGATGGAGGCCCAGCAGCGGGCTCAGGTTCAGCAGCAGCGTGCGTACGAGCGGGAGAGGGCGCGGGCGGACCGGCAGCAGCAGGCGGCGTACCGGCAGCTTCGTGAGGCGGAGGCGCGGCGGCGTACGGAAGAGCTGGGTGCTGAGGTGGCCCGGTTGGAGGGGTTGCTTGCTGCGGGGTGTCGGGCGGTTCCGTTCCGGGTGGGTGCGTTGGTGCGGTCGGAGGTGTTGGAGCCTTTTGCGCCGGGGCAGTTGGCGGTGCCGGTGGTGATGCCGGATCCCGCGCGGTATCAGGCGCAGGGTGGTGGGTGGACCGCTGCGCGTCGGGCGCAGGCGCAGGAGGAGGCGCGGGCCCGGTTCGAGCGGGACTGGCATGCGGCGCAGGCGGCGGAGGCGCAGCGGCAGCGGCAGTTGGCGGGGTATCGGCAGCAGTACGACGCGTGGGCGGCGGCTCGGTTGGCGGAGGTGCGTGGGCACAACGCGGGGATTGCCGGGATGGCGGATGCGTTGCGTGCGGGTGAGCCGGAGACGGTGGTGGAGTTCTTTTCGGCGGCGTTGTACGCGTCGGCGGCGTGGCCGGAGGGGTTTCCGCGGCGGGTGTCGGGTGCGTTCGACCGGGGTGGGCGTCAGCTGGTGCTGAATTGGGAGCTGCCGGGGTTCGAGGTGGTTCCTGGGGTGAAGTCGGTGCGTTTTGTGGCGAGTGCTGATGAGGAGCGGGAGTCCGCGCGTCCGATGACGCAGCGCAAGGCGTTGTATCGGAGTGTGTTGGCGCAGTGTGTGTTGTTGGCGTTGCGGGATGTGTTTGTGGCGGATGAGTTCGGGGCGTTGGACTCGGTGGTGTTGAACGGGTTCGTTGATGGTCTGGATCCGGTGACGGGGCAGCCGGCTGAGGTTTTTCTGAGCACGGTGATGGTGGAGAAGGCTGCTTTTGGGGCGTTGAATCTGGAGTTCGTGGCGGCGGTGGACTGTCTGGTGGAGGGGTTGCGGGGGCAGTTGTCGGCGCGGCCGGATCAGCGGGTGGCGGTGCGGCCGGGGCGGTTGCCGGAGCAGGTGGGGTCGGGGGTGGTGTCGCACGGGGCGGATGGTGAGCCGGATTTGCTGGAGATGGATCCGGTGGAGTTCGAGGGGTTGGTCGCTGAGTTGTTCCGGGCTCGGGGGATGCAGGCGGTGATGACGCAGCGGTCGAATGATGGCGGGGTGGATGTGGATGCGTTGGATCCGGATCCGATCAGTGGCGGGAAGATCATTGTTCAGGTGAAGCGGTATCGGAACACGGTGCCGCCGAGTGCGGTGCGTGATCTGTTTGGGACGGTGCAGGGGGCGGGGGCGAACAAGGGTGTTCTGGTGACGACGTCGGGGTTCGGGCCGGGGTCGTACACGTTTGCTCAGGGGAAGCCGTTGACGTTGGTGTCGGGGACGGAGTTGGTGGATCTGCTGCATCGGTGTGGTTTGCGCGGCAGGTTGGGTGGTGCGGGTGCGGGTGCGGTGGCGCCGGTTCCCTCGCCCAGGGAGCCGGGCGATGCGAGTGGTTCCGACGACTTCAACGTGTTGGGTATGACGTGGGCGGGGGCCGTGGCGCTGGACGTCTGTGCGTTGGTGTGCACGGGTGGTCGGGTGTTGGGGGAGGAGTACTTCGTCTTCTTCAACAATTCCCGGACGCCGGACGGTGCTGTGTGCATGGTTCCGGGTGTGGCGGGTGATCGGGCTGCTGTGCGGGTGGCGTTCGACGGGTTGCCGAGGGGGGCGGACCGCCTCGTTCTGGTGGCGTCCGTGGATGTCGAGACGAATCCGGGTGCCGACTTGTCGGGTTTCACGGATGCGAGTGTGTTGTTGCGGGATGTGTCGGGTGCTGAGCTGGGCAGGCTGCCGGTGGCGGATGGGAGGCCGGGGGAGACGGCTCTGGTGTTGGGGTCCTTCCGGCGGCGTAGCAGTGGCGACTGGGATTTCGTTGCCGGTGGGAAGGGGTATCGGGGCGGTCTGGGTGAATTGATCGAGGATCACGGGGTCGAGGTCGAGTAG
- a CDS encoding aminoglycoside phosphotransferase family protein — MGERYAYGGGVEVPAGLVEEQLRWNGEEERAWVAGLPGQVRGWLEEWGLRRDGAAMHGAAALVLPVVRVADGGAAVLKLQLRDEENEGEVPALRAWAGCGVVEVLAADAGRGAVLLERLDEGRSLGGVPDALDGVQVIAEALARLNAVPAPAGVRRLGDIAAGMLDDVPELLPGLADPGERRLLEKCAGAVREVAGEAGDRLLHWDLHEENVLAPRADSGRGEPWVVIDPKPLAGDPGFELFPAIKNRFEEGEVLRRFDLMSEVMGLDRGRAAAWTLGRVLQDCLWELGDGEVRMPDAHVVVAEVLLRVRS, encoded by the coding sequence ATGGGCGAGCGGTACGCGTACGGGGGCGGGGTCGAGGTCCCGGCAGGGCTGGTGGAGGAGCAGCTCCGGTGGAACGGGGAGGAGGAGCGGGCCTGGGTGGCCGGACTGCCGGGTCAGGTCCGTGGGTGGCTGGAGGAGTGGGGGCTGCGGCGGGACGGGGCGGCGATGCACGGGGCGGCGGCGCTCGTGCTGCCCGTGGTGCGGGTGGCGGACGGGGGCGCGGCCGTGCTCAAGCTTCAGCTCCGGGACGAGGAGAACGAGGGAGAGGTTCCGGCGCTGCGGGCGTGGGCGGGGTGCGGCGTGGTGGAGGTGCTGGCGGCCGATGCCGGGCGCGGGGCCGTGCTGCTGGAGCGGCTCGACGAGGGGCGGTCGCTGGGCGGGGTGCCGGATGCTCTGGACGGCGTACAGGTGATCGCGGAGGCATTGGCGCGGCTGAACGCGGTGCCCGCTCCGGCGGGTGTGCGGAGGCTGGGGGACATCGCTGCCGGGATGCTCGACGACGTACCGGAGCTGCTGCCGGGTCTTGCCGATCCGGGGGAGCGCAGGCTGCTGGAGAAGTGCGCGGGCGCGGTGCGGGAGGTGGCGGGGGAGGCCGGGGACCGGTTGCTGCACTGGGATCTGCACGAGGAGAACGTGCTGGCGCCACGGGCGGACTCGGGGAGGGGCGAGCCGTGGGTGGTGATCGATCCGAAGCCGCTGGCGGGGGACCCGGGCTTCGAGCTGTTCCCGGCGATCAAGAACCGGTTCGAGGAGGGGGAGGTGCTGCGGCGGTTCGATCTGATGAGTGAGGTGATGGGGCTGGACCGGGGGCGGGCGGCGGCGTGGACGCTCGGGCGGGTGCTCCAGGACTGTCTGTGGGAGCTGGGGGACGGGGAGGTCCGGATGCCGGATGCGCATGTGGTGGTGGCGGAGGTGCTGCTTAGGGTGCGGTCATGA
- a CDS encoding ABC transporter ATP-binding protein: MATVTFDKATRIYPGSTKPAVDQLEIDIADGEFLVLVGPSGCGKSTSLRMLAGLEDVNGGAIRIGDRDVTHLPPKDRDIAMVFQNYALYPHMSVADNMGFALKIAGVNKAEIRKKVEEAAKILDLTEYLDRKPKALSGGQRQRVAMGRAIVREPQVFLMDEPLSNLDAKLRVSTRTQIASLQRRLGITTVYVTHDQVEAMTMGDRVAVLKDGLLQQVDSPRNMYDRPNNLFVAGFIGSPAMNLVEVPITDGGVKFGNSVVPVSREALSAAADKGDTTVTVGVRPEHFDIVEHGGEVAKTLSKDTNDAPAGLAVSVNVVEELGADGYVYGSAEVGGEHKDLVVRVNGRAVPDKGTELHVVPRPGELHVFSTKTGERLSD; the protein is encoded by the coding sequence ATGGCGACAGTCACGTTCGACAAGGCCACCCGCATCTACCCGGGCTCCACCAAGCCCGCCGTGGACCAGCTGGAGATCGACATCGCGGACGGCGAGTTCCTCGTCCTCGTCGGCCCGTCCGGCTGCGGAAAGTCGACCTCCCTGCGCATGCTCGCGGGTCTGGAGGACGTCAACGGCGGTGCGATCCGCATCGGCGACCGCGACGTCACGCACCTGCCGCCGAAGGACCGGGACATCGCCATGGTGTTCCAGAACTACGCGCTCTACCCGCACATGTCCGTCGCGGACAACATGGGCTTCGCCCTGAAGATCGCGGGCGTGAACAAGGCCGAGATCCGCAAGAAGGTCGAAGAGGCCGCCAAGATCCTCGACCTCACCGAGTACCTCGACCGCAAGCCCAAGGCCCTCTCCGGCGGTCAGCGCCAGCGTGTCGCCATGGGTCGCGCCATCGTGCGTGAGCCGCAGGTCTTCCTCATGGACGAGCCGCTGTCGAACCTTGACGCCAAGCTCCGCGTCTCGACCCGTACGCAGATCGCGAGCCTCCAGCGCCGCCTGGGCATCACGACCGTGTACGTCACCCACGACCAGGTCGAGGCCATGACCATGGGCGACCGGGTCGCGGTCCTCAAGGACGGTCTGCTCCAGCAGGTCGACTCGCCGCGCAACATGTACGACCGGCCCAACAACCTCTTCGTCGCCGGATTCATCGGCTCCCCGGCCATGAACCTGGTCGAGGTCCCGATCACCGACGGCGGCGTGAAGTTCGGCAACAGCGTCGTCCCGGTCAGCCGTGAGGCGCTCAGCGCCGCCGCCGACAAGGGCGACACCACCGTCACCGTCGGCGTCCGCCCCGAGCACTTCGACATCGTCGAGCACGGCGGCGAGGTCGCGAAGACGCTGTCCAAGGACACCAACGACGCCCCGGCCGGTCTGGCCGTCTCCGTCAACGTCGTCGAGGAGCTCGGCGCCGACGGTTACGTGTACGGCTCCGCCGAGGTCGGCGGCGAGCACAAGGACCTCGTCGTCCGCGTGAACGGCCGCGCCGTCCCGGACAAGGGCACCGAGCTGCACGTCGTCCCGCGCCCGGGCGAGCTGCACGTCTTCTCGACGAAGACCGGCGAGCGCCTCAGCGACTGA
- a CDS encoding YncE family protein codes for MKPRLALWAVLVTVALSLLSACAGAAESAPERPRPATVTPTAPTPASSPTPSGTLLVADFDSDTVTFVDPAPGKGPTGSVRVGTAPYGLALGPDGRAWVATAEGVAVVDTRTRTSLGLIPYATQADGPATMGEYRAGGMGIALSPDGRHAYVGVNVPDTTGVLEVIDTTTRKVTDTVPVGRRPFDVDVSADGREVYATGHDSYDVTAVRTDTLKPRRLEVAPYGTEGGLGSWLKPHYAAVRPTDGKLLLPFEGERLAVLDPRTGRVTVEPMTANTHQHGTTVTPDGTLFVVGTGPIGGDDKEASLTIRRPDGTERVIPLDGAHEAVAVSRDGRTAYVTGGFTRAGSWDGITVVDVPTGDTRRVAAGVRPLGIAVLT; via the coding sequence GCGCGGGCGCCGCCGAAAGCGCCCCCGAGCGACCCCGCCCCGCGACGGTCACCCCCACCGCGCCCACCCCCGCCTCCTCCCCCACCCCCTCCGGCACCCTCCTCGTCGCCGACTTCGACTCCGACACCGTCACCTTCGTCGACCCGGCCCCCGGCAAGGGCCCGACCGGCTCGGTGCGGGTCGGCACCGCCCCGTACGGTCTCGCCCTCGGGCCGGACGGGCGCGCCTGGGTGGCCACGGCGGAGGGCGTCGCGGTCGTCGACACCCGTACCCGTACGAGCCTCGGCCTGATCCCGTACGCGACGCAGGCGGACGGCCCCGCGACGATGGGCGAGTACCGCGCCGGAGGCATGGGCATCGCCCTCTCCCCGGACGGCAGGCACGCCTACGTCGGCGTCAACGTCCCCGACACCACCGGAGTGCTGGAGGTCATCGACACCACCACCCGCAAGGTCACGGACACCGTCCCCGTCGGCCGCCGCCCCTTCGACGTGGACGTCTCCGCCGACGGCCGCGAGGTCTACGCGACCGGTCACGACTCGTACGACGTGACCGCCGTCCGCACCGACACGCTCAAGCCCCGCCGCCTCGAAGTCGCCCCGTACGGTACGGAGGGCGGCCTCGGCTCCTGGCTGAAGCCGCACTACGCGGCGGTCCGCCCCACCGACGGCAAGCTCCTCCTCCCCTTCGAGGGCGAACGCCTCGCGGTCCTGGACCCGCGCACCGGCCGCGTCACGGTCGAGCCGATGACCGCCAACACCCACCAGCACGGCACGACCGTCACCCCCGACGGCACCCTCTTCGTCGTCGGAACGGGCCCGATCGGCGGCGACGACAAGGAGGCATCCCTGACGATCCGCCGCCCCGACGGCACGGAACGCGTGATCCCCCTGGACGGAGCCCACGAGGCCGTCGCCGTCTCCCGCGACGGCCGCACGGCCTACGTCACCGGAGGCTTCACCCGCGCCGGCTCCTGGGACGGCATCACGGTGGTCGACGTCCCCACCGGCGACACCCGCCGCGTGGCAGCAGGGGTACGGCCGTTGGGCATCGCGGTCCTGACCTGA
- a CDS encoding RNA-guided endonuclease TnpB family protein translates to MTKAPEQPLPPRVTGAEAKRIKREALRIPDQSKHHQRPATPMKRRAKEPGTHQRVYRYRCYPTPDQAEQLVETFGACRWVYNEGLTLRANAWRDHQVSVGFAETCRALTGWRQARETYWLQNVSSTVLQQSLRHLESAFTRFFKGGANYPQRKKKGRSRDSATYVRTGFRWFEDPEKPGTGLIALAKQTDPLDIRWSRPLPAGTTPVKLTMTRDRAGRFFLSVLVEEHIEPLPPVFLPGTHAPKAVGIDLGLATLVTLDDGEKLDHPRLLRKYEKKLAKAQRELHRKKRGSANREKARQEIARLYALISDVRRDMLDQLTTRLVRENQVLVVEDLAVMNLLRTATGPGRRRKAKLNQSILDASWGELLKQLRYKCEWYGRTLVIVDRYFPSTRRCSSCHVKGERLDLSVRKWTCGSCGAVHDRDVNAAQNLREEGMRLYGLVAEALPPARTPPPVIRASELPEVPLAA, encoded by the coding sequence GTGACCAAGGCACCCGAGCAACCGCTCCCTCCCCGCGTCACCGGCGCCGAGGCCAAGCGCATCAAGCGCGAAGCCCTGCGCATCCCCGACCAGAGCAAGCACCACCAGCGCCCCGCCACCCCCATGAAGCGCCGCGCCAAGGAACCCGGCACCCACCAGCGCGTCTACCGCTACCGCTGCTACCCGACCCCGGACCAGGCAGAACAGCTCGTCGAGACCTTCGGCGCCTGCCGCTGGGTCTACAACGAGGGCCTGACACTGCGCGCCAACGCCTGGCGCGACCACCAGGTCTCAGTCGGCTTCGCCGAGACCTGCCGCGCGCTCACCGGCTGGCGTCAGGCCCGCGAGACGTACTGGCTCCAGAACGTCTCCTCGACCGTCCTCCAGCAGTCCCTCCGCCACCTCGAAAGCGCCTTCACCCGCTTCTTCAAGGGAGGGGCGAATTACCCACAACGCAAGAAGAAGGGCCGCTCCCGCGACTCTGCAACGTACGTACGCACCGGCTTCCGCTGGTTCGAGGACCCCGAGAAGCCTGGCACCGGCCTGATCGCCCTCGCCAAGCAGACCGACCCCCTCGACATCCGCTGGTCCCGCCCGCTCCCCGCAGGCACCACGCCCGTGAAGCTCACCATGACCCGGGACCGCGCGGGCCGCTTCTTCCTCTCCGTATTGGTCGAGGAACACATCGAGCCCCTCCCTCCCGTCTTCCTGCCGGGCACCCACGCCCCGAAGGCGGTCGGCATCGACCTCGGCCTGGCCACCCTCGTCACGCTCGACGACGGCGAGAAGCTGGACCATCCCCGTCTGCTCCGGAAGTACGAGAAGAAGCTCGCCAAGGCGCAGCGCGAGCTGCACCGCAAGAAGAGGGGATCGGCGAACCGCGAAAAGGCACGCCAGGAGATCGCCCGCCTGTACGCCCTGATCAGCGACGTCCGCAGGGACATGCTGGACCAGCTCACCACCCGCCTCGTGCGCGAGAACCAAGTGCTCGTGGTGGAAGACCTGGCCGTCATGAACCTGCTGCGGACGGCCACCGGCCCGGGTCGCAGACGAAAAGCGAAGCTGAACCAGTCGATCCTCGATGCCTCATGGGGCGAGCTCCTGAAGCAGCTCCGCTACAAGTGCGAGTGGTACGGACGGACGCTCGTCATCGTCGACCGCTACTTCCCGTCGACACGACGTTGCTCGTCCTGCCACGTGAAGGGGGAGCGCCTGGATCTCTCCGTACGGAAATGGACGTGCGGCAGTTGCGGCGCGGTGCACGATCGGGACGTGAACGCGGCGCAGAACCTCCGCGAGGAGGGGATGCGGCTGTACGGGCTGGTGGCCGAGGCTCTGCCTCCGGCACGGACCCCGCCACCTGTGATCCGCGCCTCCGAACTGCCGGAGGTACCGCTGGCCGCTTGA
- a CDS encoding transposase: MKLVVQVKLMPDAVQASAFERTLPALNQAANEVSALSFEAFALRGGVRELRKRCYGDLRERGFGAQAAQHLIKRVADTYTTLRASIRAGTLGPPTARRRRKAESKPVAFRPHAAHTFDDRCLSWNYDAQTISIWTLDGRVRNVRFACSPKTLKQLTQYRRGESDLVFRDGKWFLYATLDVPDPEVYEPRDWVGVDRGIVNLATTSDGTNHQGRRLGRYRRWQAHKRAELQAKRTRSATQLLKKRAKKEARHATHLNHKISKTVVAVAQRTGRGIALEELRGIRDRVTVPRDQRARLSSWPFHQLGAFIAYKCRRDGVPFIEVDPAYTSQRCPRCGHTERANRPTRDHFACRRCGLAGPADHVAGVNVRNRARSAWAFVNMPDPPPA, encoded by the coding sequence ATGAAGCTGGTGGTGCAGGTCAAGCTGATGCCGGACGCCGTGCAGGCGTCGGCGTTCGAGCGGACCCTGCCCGCCCTCAACCAGGCCGCCAACGAGGTGTCCGCGCTCTCCTTCGAAGCCTTCGCCCTGCGCGGCGGGGTACGGGAGCTGCGCAAGCGGTGTTACGGGGACCTGCGGGAACGCGGGTTCGGGGCGCAGGCCGCCCAGCACCTCATCAAACGCGTCGCCGACACCTACACCACTCTGCGGGCGAGTATCCGGGCCGGAACCCTCGGTCCGCCCACGGCGAGGCGCCGCCGCAAGGCGGAGTCGAAACCGGTCGCCTTCCGCCCGCACGCCGCCCACACCTTCGACGACCGCTGTTTGTCGTGGAACTACGACGCCCAGACCATCAGCATCTGGACGCTCGACGGCCGGGTGCGGAACGTCCGCTTCGCCTGCTCCCCGAAGACCCTCAAACAGCTCACCCAGTACCGGCGGGGCGAGTCCGACCTGGTCTTTAGGGACGGGAAGTGGTTCCTGTACGCCACCCTCGACGTCCCCGATCCCGAGGTGTACGAACCGCGGGACTGGGTGGGGGTCGACCGGGGCATCGTCAACCTCGCCACCACCAGCGACGGCACCAACCACCAAGGCCGCCGCCTCGGCCGCTACCGCCGCTGGCAGGCCCACAAGCGGGCCGAACTCCAGGCCAAACGCACCCGGTCCGCCACCCAGTTGTTGAAGAAGCGGGCGAAGAAGGAAGCCCGCCACGCCACCCACCTCAATCACAAGATTTCCAAGACAGTCGTTGCGGTCGCCCAACGCACCGGACGCGGTATCGCCCTCGAAGAACTTCGGGGCATCCGCGATCGGGTCACGGTTCCCCGCGACCAGCGCGCACGACTGTCGTCCTGGCCGTTCCACCAGCTCGGGGCGTTCATCGCCTACAAGTGCCGACGCGACGGGGTGCCGTTCATCGAGGTGGACCCGGCCTACACCTCGCAGCGCTGCCCGCGCTGCGGCCACACCGAGCGCGCCAACCGGCCCACTCGGGACCACTTCGCCTGTCGTCGGTGCGGCCTCGCTGGGCCAGCCGACCACGTCGCCGGGGTCAACGTACGCAACCGCGCACGCTCGGCGTGGGCCTTCGTCAACATGCCCGATCCTCCCCCGGCCTAG
- a CDS encoding GNAT family N-acetyltransferase, protein MIRRAVVEDVPEIHAMVRELAEYEKALDEVRASEEQLREALFGESPAAFAHVAEGEGGEAVGFALWFLSFSTWRGVHGIYLEDLIRAADGAGRRARKALLAELARTCVERGYERLEWSVVNYSAVNDRAWRLSPNGFVYAPDCPLRQGGHGAHFSCPG, encoded by the coding sequence ATGATTCGCAGAGCGGTGGTCGAGGACGTTCCGGAGATTCATGCCATGGTGCGGGAACTCGCCGAGTACGAGAAGGCGTTGGACGAGGTGAGGGCGAGCGAGGAGCAGCTGCGGGAGGCGCTCTTCGGGGAGAGTCCGGCGGCTTTCGCCCATGTGGCGGAGGGTGAGGGCGGGGAGGCCGTCGGGTTCGCGCTGTGGTTCCTGAGCTTCTCGACGTGGCGGGGGGTGCACGGGATCTACCTGGAGGACCTGATACGTGCGGCCGACGGTGCGGGGCGGCGGGCACGGAAGGCGCTGCTGGCCGAGCTGGCGCGGACGTGCGTGGAGCGGGGGTACGAGCGGCTGGAGTGGTCGGTGGTCAACTACTCGGCCGTAAACGACCGAGCTTGGAGACTCAGTCCGAACGGCTTTGTTTATGCTCCCGACTGCCCCCTACGGCAGGGCGGTCACGGGGCACATTTCTCCTGCCCTGGCTAG
- a CDS encoding rhomboid-like protein has protein sequence MPRPLHHALTYLRSTPGTHLWLLALFVTTVVMRHMDPAFTDEFLRQRSTNIHHLTQDPSRVLITSAFWIDGDNGLRGWLLYAVLYTLFHAPAERWLGTARWLLVVLTAHVGATYLSEGILAWAIRHGIAPPESVNTLDVGVSYALAGIVAVLAYRIPTPWRYLYLFGVLTFYALPLVTGRTFTDVGHFTAVLIGLACHPVTRSPKPRRPRTPRTPRTPPSAPSRTPAP, from the coding sequence ATGCCCCGCCCCCTCCATCACGCCCTCACCTACCTCCGCTCCACCCCCGGCACCCACCTCTGGCTCCTCGCCCTCTTCGTCACCACCGTCGTCATGCGCCACATGGACCCCGCCTTCACCGACGAGTTCCTCCGCCAGCGCTCCACCAACATCCACCACCTGACCCAGGACCCCAGCCGCGTCCTCATCACCTCCGCCTTCTGGATCGACGGCGACAACGGCCTGCGCGGCTGGCTCCTCTACGCCGTCCTCTACACCCTCTTCCACGCCCCCGCCGAACGCTGGCTCGGCACCGCCCGCTGGCTCCTCGTCGTCCTCACGGCCCACGTCGGGGCCACCTACCTCAGCGAAGGCATCCTCGCCTGGGCGATCCGCCACGGCATCGCCCCGCCGGAATCCGTCAACACCCTGGACGTGGGGGTGAGTTACGCGCTCGCGGGCATCGTCGCCGTGCTCGCCTACCGCATCCCCACCCCCTGGCGCTACCTCTACCTCTTCGGCGTCCTCACCTTCTACGCCCTCCCCCTCGTCACCGGCCGCACCTTCACCGACGTCGGCCACTTCACCGCCGTCCTCATCGGCCTCGCCTGCCACCCCGTCACAAGGAGTCCAAAGCCGCGGCGTCCGCGTACACCCCGCACTCCTCGTACGCCTCCATCAGCTCCGTCCAGAACCCCAGCCCCCTGA
- a CDS encoding FAD-binding oxidoreductase, which translates to MSSTPTPRTTNGGISFWYADHGIPTPREPLPGDATADVCIVGGGYTGLWTAYYLKKAVPFLNITVLEAKFCGYGASGRNGGWLYNGIAGRNRYAKLHGQEAATRLQHAMNDTVTEVVTTAAAEGIDADIHQGGVLEVAYTPAQFSRLRSFHATELAFGEKDRILLGARDTAARIRVAGAVGSTWTPHGARLHPAKLVKGLADTVEALGVTLHESTPVTEITPKHAHTPYGTVRAPYILRCTEGFTPNLKGQKRDWLPMNSSMIVTDPIPSTLWETIGWDGRENLGDMAHAYMYAQRTADDRIAIGGRGVPYRFGSRTDNDGRTQPATVAALRDILVRFFPTLAGTGIAHAWSGVLGVPRDWCSTVTLDRSTGLGWAGGYVGSGVATTNLAARTLRDLFLQDSGEGGATDLTTLPWVNHKVRKWEPEPFRWLGVQGMYAAYREADRRELTGHTTTTHPIARWADRVAGR; encoded by the coding sequence ATGAGCAGCACCCCCACCCCCCGCACCACCAACGGAGGCATCTCCTTCTGGTACGCCGACCACGGCATACCCACCCCCCGCGAGCCCCTCCCCGGCGATGCGACCGCCGACGTCTGCATCGTCGGCGGCGGCTACACGGGCCTGTGGACGGCGTACTACCTCAAGAAGGCCGTCCCCTTCCTCAACATCACCGTCCTCGAAGCCAAGTTCTGCGGCTACGGAGCCTCAGGACGCAACGGCGGCTGGCTCTACAACGGCATCGCGGGCCGCAACCGCTACGCGAAACTCCACGGCCAGGAGGCCGCCACCCGCCTCCAGCACGCCATGAACGACACCGTCACCGAAGTCGTCACCACCGCCGCAGCCGAGGGAATCGACGCCGACATCCACCAGGGCGGCGTCCTCGAAGTCGCCTACACCCCCGCCCAGTTCAGCCGCCTCCGCTCCTTCCACGCCACCGAACTCGCCTTCGGTGAGAAGGACCGGATCCTCCTCGGCGCCCGCGACACCGCCGCCCGCATCCGCGTCGCCGGAGCCGTCGGCTCCACCTGGACCCCGCACGGCGCCCGCCTGCACCCGGCCAAGCTCGTCAAGGGCCTCGCCGACACGGTCGAGGCGCTCGGGGTCACCCTCCACGAGTCGACCCCCGTCACCGAGATCACCCCGAAGCACGCCCACACCCCCTACGGCACGGTCCGCGCCCCGTACATCCTGCGCTGCACCGAGGGCTTCACCCCGAACCTCAAGGGCCAGAAGCGCGACTGGCTCCCCATGAACAGCTCCATGATCGTCACCGACCCCATCCCCTCCACCCTCTGGGAGACCATCGGCTGGGACGGCCGCGAGAACCTCGGCGACATGGCCCACGCGTACATGTACGCCCAGCGCACCGCCGACGACCGCATCGCCATCGGCGGCCGGGGCGTCCCCTACCGCTTCGGCTCCCGCACCGACAACGACGGCCGCACCCAGCCCGCCACCGTCGCCGCCCTGCGCGACATCCTGGTCCGCTTCTTCCCCACCCTCGCGGGCACCGGCATCGCCCACGCCTGGTCCGGCGTCCTCGGCGTCCCCCGCGACTGGTGCTCCACCGTCACCCTGGACCGCTCCACCGGCCTCGGCTGGGCGGGCGGCTACGTGGGCTCCGGCGTCGCCACCACCAACCTCGCCGCCCGCACGCTGCGCGACCTCTTCCTCCAGGACTCCGGCGAAGGCGGCGCCACCGACCTCACCACCCTCCCCTGGGTCAACCACAAGGTCCGCAAGTGGGAGCCCGAACCCTTCCGCTGGCTCGGCGTCCAGGGCATGTACGCCGCCTACCGCGAAGCCGACCGCCGCGAACTGACCGGCCACACGACCACCACCCACCCCATCGCCCGCTGGGCCGACCGCGTCGCGGGCCGCTGA